Proteins from one Paenibacillus amylolyticus genomic window:
- a CDS encoding AraC family transcriptional regulator, whose protein sequence is MTETRLQIMLEFIYENYSKKINLLDIASAAKVSKSEALRCFKEGVNISPVDYLNRYRLNVAKKLLLSTDNTIAEISSQVGYDNVGYFDRLFKQAFDVTPNQLRKRKINKNSFSC, encoded by the coding sequence TTGACTGAAACAAGGCTTCAAATAATGCTCGAATTTATTTATGAAAATTATTCAAAAAAGATCAATCTTCTCGATATTGCCTCAGCAGCTAAAGTAAGTAAAAGCGAGGCATTACGTTGTTTCAAAGAAGGGGTAAATATTTCACCGGTAGATTATTTGAATCGATATCGACTCAATGTGGCCAAAAAATTGTTACTAAGTACGGATAATACAATTGCTGAAATTTCATCCCAAGTTGGTTATGACAATGTAGGATACTTTGACCGTTTGTTCAAGCAAGCATTCGATGTTACGCCTAATCAATTACGCAAGAGAAAAATCAACAAAAATAGTTTCTCTTGTTAA
- a CDS encoding PRD domain-containing protein — MKVIKILNNSLLLTKDEHGQEVIVMGKGLAFKGKVGERLNEEHIQKRFILQNNPSAQAYVRTIENMPEKHVNVINKLISNAKEKLSLDDQIFFTLMDHLSFAIERWKKGVALQNRMLWEIQRFHPVEFELGLEAVHMLNEELHIELPEEEAGNIAFHFVNAQTHEQDMERTMQSVKMLKDIFNLIQYTFDMQLNKNSIHYVRLVTHLQFFIQRLQEGRLGNSSKDFIFEHMVKEHPLEYKCAEMIKTYVQNMLDISISNEELLYLIIHIARIVQEKHGEDRPL; from the coding sequence ATGAAAGTAATCAAAATATTGAATAACAGCTTGCTTCTAACCAAAGATGAACACGGGCAAGAAGTGATTGTCATGGGAAAAGGCTTGGCATTCAAAGGCAAAGTCGGCGAGCGGCTCAATGAGGAGCATATCCAGAAACGATTCATTCTGCAAAATAATCCGTCTGCCCAGGCTTACGTACGCACCATCGAAAACATGCCAGAAAAACATGTGAATGTGATAAACAAGCTGATTTCCAATGCCAAAGAAAAGCTCTCTCTCGACGATCAGATCTTCTTTACGCTTATGGATCACTTGTCGTTTGCCATTGAACGATGGAAAAAAGGTGTAGCATTACAGAATCGCATGTTGTGGGAGATCCAGCGGTTTCATCCCGTCGAATTCGAACTGGGCCTTGAAGCAGTCCATATGTTGAATGAGGAACTTCATATTGAACTGCCAGAAGAAGAAGCAGGCAATATCGCCTTTCATTTTGTGAATGCCCAAACACATGAGCAGGATATGGAGCGCACGATGCAATCCGTCAAAATGTTAAAAGATATTTTTAATCTGATTCAATACACCTTTGATATGCAATTAAACAAAAATTCTATCCACTATGTGAGACTAGTTACGCACCTGCAATTTTTCATCCAGCGTTTACAAGAGGGACGCCTGGGCAATTCGTCAAAAGACTTTATATTTGAACACATGGTGAAGGAGCATCCGCTTGAATACAAATGTGCTGAGATGATCAAAACCTACGTGCAAAACATGCTGGACATTTCCATATCAAACGAGGAATTATTGTATTTAATCATTCATATTGCTCGAATTGTGCAGGAAAAACACGGTGAAGATAGACCATTATAA
- a CDS encoding glycoside hydrolase family 1 protein, with product MLYQHIKPFPNDFLWGGSTSAYQVEGAWNEDGKGLSVIDMCDHPAGTADFTVASDHYHQFREDVKLFAELGLKAYRFSIAWTRILPSGTGAVNEKGLQFYHQLIDELLLHGIEPIVTMYHFDLPYELEKNGGWNNRKTIDAFVEYGRILFEQYGHKVKYWLTINEQNTMILHPGAIGTPKGGRLPSSKELYQQNHHMFVAQGRTMRLFHDMLPQGKIGPALNMTSMYQATSRPADAIAAHNWETIRGWAFLDLSVWGRYNSLFWSYLQERGIEPVVEQGDMKDIQSGRPDLVAINYYSTATIAASMGDASDVAPRAGDQQIMLGEQGVYRAAENPYTEKTKYGWVIDPVGLRLTLRKVYERYGLPILITENGIGAPDVLEADDTVNDTYRIDFIEKHLEQIRQALSDGVDVIGYCPWSVIDVVSTHQGYGKRYGMIYVNRGEQDLKDMKRLKKNSFSWYREVIKQNGRCIGNSDRAVTKE from the coding sequence ATGTTATATCAACACATCAAACCATTCCCCAATGATTTTCTATGGGGAGGCTCTACCTCTGCCTATCAAGTGGAGGGAGCCTGGAACGAAGATGGCAAAGGTCTGTCCGTGATTGATATGTGTGATCATCCGGCCGGAACCGCCGATTTCACAGTAGCGAGCGACCACTATCATCAATTCAGAGAAGACGTGAAGCTTTTTGCAGAGCTGGGTCTCAAAGCATATCGTTTTTCAATTGCATGGACTCGAATCTTGCCTTCAGGTACAGGGGCTGTTAATGAGAAGGGACTCCAATTTTATCACCAATTGATTGACGAGTTGCTGCTCCACGGCATTGAGCCTATTGTCACCATGTACCATTTCGACTTACCCTACGAGCTTGAGAAAAACGGAGGATGGAACAATCGGAAAACGATTGATGCCTTTGTCGAGTACGGGCGTATCTTGTTTGAGCAATACGGGCATAAAGTAAAATATTGGTTGACCATCAATGAGCAAAATACGATGATTCTTCATCCGGGTGCCATCGGTACACCAAAGGGCGGGCGTCTGCCTTCCAGTAAGGAATTGTATCAGCAAAATCATCACATGTTTGTGGCTCAAGGCAGAACGATGCGGCTATTTCATGACATGCTCCCGCAAGGCAAGATCGGTCCTGCATTAAATATGACTTCCATGTACCAAGCCACCTCCAGACCAGCAGATGCAATCGCTGCACATAACTGGGAGACGATTCGCGGATGGGCTTTTCTCGACTTATCGGTTTGGGGAAGGTACAATTCATTATTCTGGAGTTATTTGCAGGAACGTGGCATCGAACCGGTTGTTGAGCAGGGCGACATGAAGGACATACAATCGGGCCGTCCCGATCTGGTAGCTATCAATTATTATTCGACGGCAACCATTGCCGCCAGTATGGGCGATGCATCGGATGTTGCACCTCGTGCGGGTGATCAGCAGATTATGCTTGGCGAGCAGGGAGTGTACCGGGCCGCGGAGAATCCGTATACGGAAAAAACCAAATATGGCTGGGTTATTGACCCGGTTGGGTTAAGGCTGACATTGCGTAAGGTATATGAACGTTATGGTCTCCCGATTCTAATTACGGAAAATGGCATAGGAGCTCCAGATGTACTGGAGGCAGATGACACCGTCAACGATACGTACCGGATTGATTTTATCGAGAAGCACCTGGAGCAGATCAGACAGGCTCTGTCGGATGGGGTGGATGTGATTGGTTATTGCCCTTGGTCCGTTATTGATGTGGTAAGCACGCATCAGGGTTATGGGAAACGTTATGGCATGATCTATGTAAACCGTGGTGAACAGGACCTGAAAGACATGAAGCGCTTGAAGAAGAACAGTTTCTCGTGGTATCGGGAGGTCATTAAACAAAATGGCAGATGTATCGGAAATTCGGATCGGGCGGTCACGAAAGAATAA
- a CDS encoding beta-glucoside-specific PTS transporter subunit IIABC, with protein sequence MDYRKLGQEITELVGKRENIARLTHCATRLRFELHDISKAETEKLKSLPGVITVVNNGGQYQVVVGNEVQQVYRVITQQIGSATRSAVSKSGSDTSNEPKQKQSWISRFISVISTTFTPVIPAIIGAGMIKAILAVLVLTGLVTTESQNYYILNTIADAAFYFMPILLAYGASIKFETSPILAMTVAGVLLHPGWSALMAEGKDVFFIGVPVRLTDYAGSVLPIIIVVWLMSYIERFADRVSPSMIKFFTKPMIVLLITAPHALVAIGPFGTYLNDLVAMGAEAINARASWLIPLLMGTLQPFLIVTGTAWAMTPIATSQLTKNGYEMINGPGMLASNIAQGGATLAVALKTKNKKLKQLAASSGFTAVLGITEPSLYGVTLKLKKPLIAAMIGGGVAGIYAGLTGLVRYAFVSPGLAALPAFIGSNPMNIVHAIVTCLIAFVVTFVLTWIIGFEDPVDDEEEGNNNVNDDNQISRQPVQNNSPSTQSAATTIADIPNQNELRSLTIVSPMQGELVHLDRVPDDVFSLGLLGKGVAIIPAKGELYAPISGEVTAFMDSKHAVKLNGTDGEEVLIHIGVDTVNLKGRHFNSSINVGDRVKQGDLLISFDIDAIKAEGYEVITPIIIANSDQFSDIKLEKQNPVEVGTTIIHLS encoded by the coding sequence ATGGATTATCGCAAGTTAGGACAAGAGATTACAGAGTTGGTTGGGAAGAGGGAAAATATCGCTCGGCTTACGCACTGCGCAACCCGACTTCGGTTCGAACTGCACGACATCTCCAAAGCGGAAACAGAAAAACTCAAATCACTTCCAGGCGTCATTACCGTTGTGAATAATGGTGGACAATACCAGGTTGTCGTAGGTAACGAGGTGCAGCAGGTCTACCGAGTTATCACTCAGCAGATAGGTTCGGCAACTCGAAGTGCGGTCTCTAAATCAGGTTCTGACACAAGTAACGAACCAAAACAAAAACAGAGCTGGATCTCCAGATTCATTAGCGTAATCTCTACGACATTTACTCCGGTCATTCCGGCAATCATTGGCGCAGGTATGATCAAAGCGATATTAGCTGTACTTGTCCTGACAGGTCTCGTAACGACGGAAAGCCAAAACTACTATATCCTTAATACAATTGCTGACGCGGCATTTTATTTCATGCCTATTTTGCTGGCTTATGGAGCTTCCATTAAATTCGAAACAAGTCCAATTCTGGCGATGACGGTTGCTGGTGTATTGTTACATCCAGGATGGAGTGCGCTGATGGCAGAAGGAAAAGATGTATTTTTCATCGGTGTTCCGGTTCGATTAACCGACTATGCCGGCTCGGTTCTGCCGATTATTATCGTCGTTTGGCTCATGTCATACATTGAACGTTTCGCAGATCGGGTATCGCCTTCCATGATCAAATTTTTCACGAAACCGATGATTGTGCTGTTGATTACAGCACCACATGCACTGGTGGCGATCGGGCCTTTCGGAACATATCTGAATGATCTGGTTGCGATGGGCGCAGAAGCGATTAATGCCAGAGCCAGTTGGCTGATTCCTTTGTTAATGGGAACTTTGCAACCCTTCCTGATCGTGACAGGCACCGCATGGGCGATGACGCCGATTGCAACGAGCCAACTGACCAAAAATGGCTATGAAATGATCAACGGTCCGGGAATGCTCGCGTCTAACATTGCTCAAGGTGGGGCTACGCTCGCTGTAGCATTGAAAACGAAAAACAAAAAACTGAAACAACTCGCTGCTTCATCCGGTTTCACTGCTGTGCTGGGCATTACGGAACCTTCCTTGTATGGCGTAACGCTGAAACTGAAGAAACCCTTGATTGCCGCAATGATTGGTGGCGGTGTAGCAGGAATATACGCGGGTCTGACTGGTCTCGTACGTTATGCCTTCGTTTCTCCGGGTCTTGCCGCATTACCTGCCTTCATTGGCAGCAATCCGATGAACATCGTTCATGCCATTGTGACATGTCTAATCGCCTTTGTTGTTACCTTTGTTCTAACATGGATCATTGGTTTTGAAGATCCAGTGGACGATGAAGAAGAAGGAAACAACAACGTTAATGATGACAATCAGATTTCCAGGCAGCCTGTTCAAAACAACAGCCCAAGCACACAGTCTGCCGCAACAACAATTGCAGATATACCGAACCAAAATGAATTACGCTCACTTACCATTGTCAGCCCGATGCAAGGGGAACTAGTCCATCTGGACCGTGTACCAGACGATGTCTTCTCTTTGGGATTACTGGGTAAGGGCGTTGCAATCATTCCTGCCAAAGGAGAACTGTATGCACCAATCTCAGGTGAAGTTACGGCTTTCATGGACTCCAAACATGCGGTCAAATTAAATGGTACGGATGGAGAAGAGGTGCTCATTCATATTGGAGTGGATACTGTAAACCTGAAGGGGAGACATTTCAACTCTTCCATTAATGTAGGGGATCGAGTAAAACAGGGTGACTTGTTAATCAGCTTTGATATCGACGCCATCAAGGCAGAAGGGTATGAAGTCATAACCCCGATCATTATCGCGAATTCGGATCAGTTCTCGGATATTAAGCTGGAGAAGCAGAATCCTGTGGAGGTTGGAACAACCATTATTCACCTTTCGTAA
- a CDS encoding AraC family ligand binding domain-containing protein, with product MQNPFELVVRIMWSAFKQTTSDWADIRNNTKVHTFYWIHEGKGIFYTNRRHDVYQGMLFYMKPGTPMKMESAEGAPLAISMILFECCELTYTESRWHMPELVHQLPIPFASRCKGSSGMELDHAFNQITTAWSMGNPYKELESNADLLKLIAYLNQPALFPEQQDVYSVYLKIKEILEIRYADMQRGCR from the coding sequence TTGCAAAACCCGTTTGAACTGGTCGTACGAATCATGTGGAGCGCCTTCAAGCAAACTACCAGCGACTGGGCTGATATCAGAAATAATACCAAGGTGCATACCTTTTATTGGATACATGAGGGCAAGGGCATCTTTTATACGAATCGACGGCATGATGTTTATCAAGGGATGTTGTTTTATATGAAGCCAGGTACACCTATGAAAATGGAAAGTGCAGAGGGTGCACCGCTTGCCATCAGTATGATTTTGTTTGAATGCTGTGAGCTAACGTATACTGAATCCCGCTGGCATATGCCCGAACTTGTCCATCAACTCCCGATTCCTTTTGCAAGCCGGTGTAAGGGAAGCAGTGGAATGGAACTGGATCATGCGTTCAATCAAATTACAACAGCTTGGTCAATGGGCAATCCATACAAAGAACTTGAAAGCAATGCGGACCTGCTGAAACTGATTGCGTATTTAAATCAGCCGGCACTTTTTCCAGAACAGCAGGACGTGTATAGTGTGTATTTGAAAATCAAGGAGATATTGGAGATCAGATATGCAGATATGCAGAGAGGCTGCAGATGA
- a CDS encoding S-layer homology domain-containing protein codes for MSNYISGATLKLYRADGTAIQTFPNVTGSVYTLEDVLPDQAHYYVTQTVNGIESLNSIFVNSILRTPLVVAGIESIDVSNVSSYAKLKLYDAANNTVVSETYTLQGNGTYRFNNIPPRSGFYYVTQSVNNTESVNSIFINPMLRTPTATGGHQFLEVGNVYPGATLKLFRSGDSQSLILQPISIGNGKYRFSGISSKGNYYVIQYINDVASPRSNTVAVTATDQGNSAGSGNHSSTTPVQATSSQPQTVNVDVLVNGRVHKAGILTESMQGDRKVQTIIVNPQLVRALLASAGQGATVTVPFTNTGNANVLITQWSGELIQEMNEQEAKLVIDTPLGIYRLPSAQLPLAQGGMSLSTDELANTQIEISIGKAPSDDNAKINDMAAQNMTVLQPPVSFEIEKITNGNRTSMDRFNKYVERLIPLQTDTESNGTITGVVLNGNSLIPVPTRIVEHSNQKYAMISSLTNSTYALIKHAPELYDINGSWAASAIQNMAARLIIEGTGNGQFEPSRSITRAEFASILTRGLGLKPGVTSSSFNDVSLSAWYGGAISKAAEYQLITGFDDGTFRPQQLITRAEAMVMLSRALQLTGLQNQNHRNTESLLQSVADGDAIPDWARDAAAGTIEAGLFNGYNGNQLLPQKTVTRAEMASLLERLLRNSGLI; via the coding sequence GTGAGTAATTACATTTCGGGTGCTACACTGAAGCTGTATCGTGCTGACGGAACGGCAATCCAGACTTTCCCCAATGTGACCGGCTCTGTGTATACGCTGGAAGATGTACTGCCTGATCAAGCCCATTACTACGTCACACAGACCGTAAATGGCATTGAAAGCTTGAATTCAATCTTTGTCAACTCTATCTTGCGTACCCCACTTGTTGTTGCAGGAATTGAATCGATTGACGTAAGCAATGTATCATCGTATGCCAAATTGAAGCTATATGATGCAGCCAACAATACAGTTGTTTCCGAAACATACACATTGCAGGGTAATGGAACCTACCGTTTTAATAATATTCCACCACGTTCAGGCTTCTACTATGTGACCCAGTCAGTGAATAACACGGAGAGCGTCAACTCCATCTTTATCAATCCGATGTTGCGTACACCAACAGCTACAGGCGGACATCAATTCTTGGAAGTGGGTAACGTGTACCCAGGTGCAACATTAAAGCTGTTTCGTAGTGGAGACAGTCAGTCACTGATACTGCAGCCAATAAGTATTGGGAATGGGAAGTATCGCTTTAGCGGTATTTCTTCCAAAGGCAACTATTATGTTATTCAATATATAAATGATGTAGCTAGTCCTCGTTCCAATACAGTTGCAGTCACTGCTACAGACCAAGGCAACTCAGCTGGAAGTGGTAACCATAGTAGCACAACTCCTGTACAGGCGACCTCTTCACAACCGCAGACAGTTAATGTCGATGTGCTCGTAAATGGACGGGTACACAAGGCTGGGATATTAACTGAAAGCATGCAAGGAGATCGCAAGGTGCAGACAATTATTGTGAATCCACAGCTAGTACGTGCTCTACTCGCATCCGCAGGTCAAGGTGCGACGGTAACTGTACCATTTACGAATACTGGTAACGCCAATGTACTGATCACCCAATGGAGTGGTGAATTGATTCAAGAGATGAACGAGCAAGAAGCTAAACTTGTTATCGATACCCCACTGGGTATATATAGATTGCCATCCGCACAACTTCCCCTGGCTCAAGGAGGAATGAGTTTATCAACAGATGAACTTGCAAATACACAGATCGAGATTTCAATTGGTAAGGCACCTTCAGATGACAATGCTAAGATTAACGACATGGCTGCACAAAATATGACTGTGCTGCAACCTCCAGTCAGCTTTGAGATTGAAAAGATTACGAACGGAAATCGTACCTCTATGGATCGTTTCAATAAATATGTAGAGCGTCTAATCCCATTGCAGACAGATACAGAAAGTAATGGAACAATTACGGGTGTTGTACTGAACGGAAATTCGCTCATCCCCGTACCAACGCGTATTGTTGAGCACAGCAATCAAAAATATGCTATGATCTCTAGCTTGACGAACAGCACGTATGCACTGATAAAGCATGCTCCTGAACTGTATGACATCAACGGTAGCTGGGCTGCATCTGCTATTCAGAATATGGCTGCGCGGTTGATAATTGAGGGTACAGGTAATGGTCAATTTGAACCGTCCCGATCAATTACACGAGCTGAGTTTGCTTCCATTTTGACAAGGGGGCTCGGATTAAAGCCAGGTGTCACTAGTTCCTCTTTTAATGACGTATCTCTATCTGCCTGGTATGGCGGAGCGATATCGAAAGCTGCAGAATATCAGTTAATTACTGGCTTTGATGATGGTACGTTCCGTCCACAACAGCTGATCACACGCGCTGAGGCGATGGTGATGCTGTCGCGAGCATTGCAACTAACCGGACTACAGAATCAAAACCATCGTAACACAGAGTCATTGTTACAATCAGTTGCTGATGGGGATGCTATTCCTGATTGGGCACGTGATGCCGCAGCTGGAACGATTGAAGCAGGCTTATTCAATGGGTACAATGGTAATCAGTTGCTTCCACAAAAGACTGTAACGCGTGCTGAAATGGCATCACTCTTAGAGCGTCTATTGCGTAATTCGGGTCTAATTTGA
- a CDS encoding Ig-like domain-containing protein yields the protein MGSEIVNATIGAATASITGFATPITGNVTGRLMVSACEGDPQIAGDQALFGPTADTLVPISGPNNLVNNFFASQINNDQGVLNTNGTFGNLNSSPGTAVIGARQGWDITNVDVSPELINAQTSAVIRLLSNQDQYLVNSVGLQVDVNAPFFVFNKSSNVTSALVGDTIQYTVTASNQGTAAATLVLLQDNFPSSGSFVPNSLSVDGVPQPGASPVTGLNLGVIAPGQTVTIVYSVQIVSRPSGSTQSNVANLTYNFQSLPGGPTFQGMSQSNGNNVTINNRPPTVPNYSYTTNVNVPVSNQVTGTDPDGDPLTYSLNSVPTSGTVVVNANGTFTYTPNPGYVGPDSFTVLLSDGLGGTAVSTVAITIVNRPPVAQNLNLTTNKNTPVNGQITASDPDGSTLTYALNSPPANGTVTVNPDGSLTYTPNTGFAGTDSFTVIVRDPNGGTAISTVTVQVVNRPPTTQNVNLTTPENIAVFGQVIGVDPDGDPLTYNLNSQPANGTAALNPNGTFTYTPNPNFIGVDTFTVLVSDPSGGTVVSTVTITVVNLPPTTQNVNLTTPENVPVSGQVIASDPNADPLTFTLNSAPASGTAVVNPDGTFTYTPNASFVGTDSFTVLVSDGRGGTALSNVTIQVTNQPPVAQNQTLNTPGNTPVSGQIIATDPNADPLTFALNSVPTNGTAVVNADGTFTYTPNAGFVGTDSFTAIVRDPSGASAIATVTINVLNQPPVTSNQSLSTLQNTPVTGQIIATDPNADPLTYSLLSPPTNGTVTVNPDGSFSYQPATGYVGVDTFSVLVSDGRGGTAVSVVTITVANRPPVVTNQSLSTLQNVPVNGQVVATDPDGDPLTYALQSPPSNGTAIVNPDGSFTYTPVTGFVGIDSFSVLVSDGKGGTSVGSVTVNVIDQPPVTQDLQLSTNFNTPLNGQIPATDPDGDTLTYTVSVPPANGTVVLDPATGAFTYTPNAGFIGVDHFSVLVSDGKGGTATSNVQVGVPVSPPVTSNITLDTNANVPVAGQIPATDPQGETLTYTLTTPPPNGTVVLDPATGAFTYTPNAGFIGTDTFVVTVTNTSGIPVTSTVSVNVDNQPPVVQNVSVDTVQNTSVNGQIPATDPEGNPLTYTVTATPSLGTVTVNPDGSFTYTPNAGVVGTDTFSVLVSDGLGGTATSVVTVNIIDQPPVTQDFQFTTPANVPVAGAVTATDPDGDPLTFTLNSIPANGTVVVNVDGTFTYTPNAGYIGTDSFTVLVSDGKGVLHFLQLPST from the coding sequence GTGGGGAGTGAAATTGTTAATGCAACGATAGGAGCAGCCACAGCATCTATTACTGGATTTGCTACACCTATTACTGGGAACGTCACTGGCCGTTTGATGGTCAGTGCATGTGAAGGCGACCCACAAATTGCAGGAGACCAGGCGTTATTTGGCCCGACAGCAGATACACTTGTCCCGATCTCCGGACCAAATAACCTGGTGAACAACTTCTTCGCTTCCCAAATTAACAACGATCAAGGGGTACTCAATACCAACGGAACCTTCGGTAATCTGAATAGTAGTCCAGGCACAGCAGTCATCGGTGCACGCCAAGGGTGGGATATTACCAATGTTGACGTCTCTCCTGAGTTAATTAATGCTCAGACATCGGCTGTTATCCGATTACTTTCCAATCAGGATCAATATCTGGTGAACAGTGTCGGTCTTCAGGTCGATGTGAACGCACCTTTCTTCGTCTTTAATAAAAGTTCTAATGTGACATCTGCTTTGGTTGGGGACACGATTCAATATACGGTTACAGCATCTAATCAAGGCACTGCTGCTGCAACTCTAGTTTTGTTACAGGACAATTTCCCAAGTTCGGGCAGTTTCGTTCCAAACAGCTTGTCTGTAGATGGTGTACCTCAACCTGGGGCAAGTCCGGTTACGGGACTTAATCTCGGGGTTATCGCACCTGGCCAAACCGTTACCATTGTTTACTCCGTTCAAATTGTTTCTCGCCCCTCTGGCTCTACACAATCCAATGTCGCCAATCTAACATACAACTTCCAAAGTCTTCCTGGTGGTCCAACATTCCAAGGCATGTCTCAATCCAATGGCAACAATGTCACCATCAACAACCGCCCTCCTACGGTTCCGAACTACTCTTATACAACCAATGTAAATGTCCCTGTTTCCAATCAAGTTACAGGAACTGATCCTGACGGCGACCCACTTACCTATTCCTTGAACTCTGTTCCAACTAGCGGAACGGTTGTGGTGAATGCGAACGGTACGTTCACCTATACGCCTAATCCAGGTTATGTTGGCCCCGACTCCTTCACTGTGCTCCTCAGTGATGGTTTGGGTGGTACAGCGGTATCAACAGTGGCCATCACCATTGTCAATCGTCCACCTGTTGCGCAGAATCTCAATTTGACGACCAATAAGAATACACCGGTTAACGGACAAATCACGGCTTCCGATCCGGATGGAAGCACATTAACTTATGCACTGAATTCTCCCCCAGCAAACGGTACAGTTACGGTAAACCCGGACGGATCCCTTACGTACACACCGAATACAGGTTTCGCCGGTACTGACTCATTTACTGTTATTGTACGAGATCCAAACGGTGGAACGGCCATCTCGACCGTTACTGTTCAAGTGGTGAATCGTCCGCCTACAACGCAAAATGTGAATCTTACAACGCCTGAAAACATTGCCGTTTTTGGTCAAGTCATCGGCGTGGATCCCGATGGCGATCCATTGACTTATAACTTGAATTCCCAGCCTGCGAACGGAACAGCGGCTTTGAATCCAAACGGTACGTTTACGTATACACCGAACCCTAACTTTATCGGTGTAGATACGTTTACCGTGCTTGTCAGTGATCCAAGCGGCGGCACGGTAGTGTCTACCGTAACCATTACTGTTGTCAATTTGCCACCAACAACCCAAAACGTAAACTTGACTACTCCTGAAAATGTACCTGTATCTGGGCAGGTTATTGCTAGTGATCCGAATGCGGATCCGCTGACTTTTACGTTAAATTCAGCGCCTGCTAGTGGGACTGCCGTCGTCAATCCAGATGGTACTTTCACGTATACACCCAACGCATCCTTTGTAGGCACGGATTCATTTACAGTATTAGTCAGTGATGGTCGCGGCGGAACCGCTCTGAGCAACGTGACCATTCAGGTTACCAACCAGCCCCCTGTGGCTCAAAACCAGACGTTAAACACGCCAGGAAATACGCCTGTATCTGGACAAATCATTGCAACAGATCCGAATGCGGATCCATTGACTTTTGCCTTAAATTCCGTGCCAACGAATGGCACCGCTGTGGTGAATGCAGACGGTACGTTTACGTATACACCGAATGCTGGTTTTGTTGGTACAGATTCTTTTACCGCTATTGTGAGAGATCCATCAGGTGCATCAGCCATTGCTACAGTTACCATCAACGTACTCAACCAACCTCCTGTAACGAGTAATCAATCGCTCTCTACCTTACAAAATACACCTGTAACAGGACAAATCATTGCGACGGATCCCAATGCCGATCCGTTGACCTACAGTTTGCTGTCCCCGCCAACCAATGGCACGGTTACGGTGAACCCAGACGGAAGCTTCTCCTATCAGCCCGCGACAGGATATGTTGGCGTAGATACATTCTCTGTACTTGTCAGTGATGGACGTGGTGGAACAGCGGTATCTGTCGTTACCATTACTGTTGCAAACCGTCCGCCTGTCGTTACTAACCAATCCCTTTCTACGTTGCAAAATGTTCCAGTAAACGGGCAAGTCGTTGCTACAGACCCGGATGGTGATCCCCTTACTTATGCATTACAGTCTCCTCCAAGTAACGGTACCGCGATTGTGAATCCAGATGGAAGTTTCACCTATACACCGGTGACTGGATTTGTAGGTATTGATTCGTTCAGCGTACTGGTCAGTGATGGTAAAGGTGGAACGTCCGTCGGCTCTGTTACTGTGAATGTCATCGACCAGCCGCCTGTCACGCAAGATCTGCAGTTGTCCACCAACTTCAACACACCGCTAAATGGACAGATTCCAGCTACCGATCCGGATGGAGATACGCTCACGTACACGGTGTCTGTTCCACCTGCCAATGGTACGGTAGTACTTGATCCAGCAACTGGCGCCTTTACGTATACACCCAATGCCGGGTTCATCGGCGTGGACCATTTCTCCGTATTGGTTAGTGATGGCAAGGGCGGTACTGCGACTTCTAACGTACAGGTCGGTGTACCTGTTTCACCACCAGTCACATCCAATATCACACTAGATACCAATGCCAACGTACCTGTCGCAGGTCAGATTCCAGCTACTGACCCGCAGGGCGAAACGCTTACCTATACGCTCACTACCCCGCCACCAAACGGAACCGTTGTACTTGATCCAGCAACGGGCGCCTTTACGTATACACCCAATGCTGGTTTTATAGGTACAGATACGTTTGTTGTGACGGTGACAAACACGAGTGGCATCCCGGTGACAAGTACGGTGTCGGTCAACGTGGATAATCAGCCACCAGTTGTTCAAAATGTTTCTGTGGATACGGTTCAAAATACATCGGTTAACGGACAAATTCCAGCTACCGATCCAGAGGGCAACCCGTTGACCTACACCGTTACAGCAACGCCTTCACTCGGCACAGTTACGGTCAATCCGGACGGATCATTCACGTATACACCTAATGCAGGCGTTGTCGGTACAGATACATTCAGTGTTCTTGTGAGCGATGGTCTTGGTGGTACAGCAACCTCTGTTGTAACGGTCAATATTATTGATCAACCTCCCGTGACACAAGATTTCCAATTTACGACACCGGCGAATGTTCCTGTGGCAGGCGCGGTCACAGCTACCGATCCAGATGGAGATCCTCTGACGTTCACATTGAATTCCATCCCTGCAAACGGTACAGTTGTCGTCAACGTAGATGGCACATTCACCTACACGCCAAATGCTGGTTATATTGGAACAGACAGTTTCACGGTACTGGTTAGTGACGGTAAGGGGGTACTGCACTTTCTACAGTTACCATCAACATAA